A region from the Thermoplasmata archaeon genome encodes:
- a CDS encoding ribonuclease HII, with product MFCGVDEAGRGSVMGPLVVGVVYVESDKELKNIGVKDSKKLTPKTRERMYDEIISVADHWCTVIVSSEEIDEQRKSISLNEIELNMFAEGVSKWDTVQILADCPDINESSFTDRLYAKVGKDVEIIAKHKADDTYPIVSAASIVAKVTRDRMMEEIRKEFGEDIGSGYPSDSKTMNFIYDWIKKNGKAPPHVRTSWEPVRDSLAKRKNTRLDDW from the coding sequence ATGTTCTGCGGAGTAGACGAAGCTGGAAGGGGTTCAGTGATGGGCCCGCTCGTCGTAGGCGTCGTTTACGTTGAATCGGATAAGGAACTGAAGAACATAGGCGTGAAGGACTCCAAGAAGCTCACGCCGAAGACGCGCGAGAGGATGTACGATGAGATCATTTCTGTTGCGGACCATTGGTGCACCGTCATCGTTTCCTCCGAGGAGATAGACGAACAGAGAAAGAGCATCTCACTTAACGAGATAGAGCTCAACATGTTCGCCGAAGGTGTATCTAAATGGGATACAGTCCAGATTCTCGCCGACTGCCCAGATATCAACGAATCCTCTTTTACCGATCGCCTATATGCAAAGGTCGGAAAAGATGTGGAAATAATAGCAAAGCATAAAGCCGATGACACATACCCCATAGTATCGGCAGCGTCCATCGTAGCAAAAGTAACGAGAGACCGCATGATGGAAGAAATAAGGAAGGAATTCGGAGAGGATATCGGAAGCGGCTATCCCAGCGATTCCAAGACTATGAATTTCATCTATGATTGGATAAAGAAGAACGGGAAGGCCCCTCCTCATGTGAGAACCTCCTGGGAACCGGTCAGGGATTCACTGGCGAAAAGGAAAAACACAAGACTCGATGATTGGTGA
- a CDS encoding Asp-tRNA(Asn)/Glu-tRNA(Gln) amidotransferase GatCAB subunit C produces MDVKTVRDVAKFAHLALTDEEAERYCKDLGDILSYFELLNEAPECSERGVNPILVQDITREDEPKVEYDADELLKDMDTYDRYVRGPRLS; encoded by the coding sequence ATGGATGTGAAGACCGTTAGAGACGTGGCGAAGTTCGCCCATTTGGCCCTGACCGACGAGGAGGCCGAGAGATACTGCAAGGATCTCGGGGACATCCTCAGTTACTTCGAGTTGCTCAACGAGGCACCCGAGTGCAGCGAGCGCGGAGTGAATCCTATTCTGGTGCAGGATATCACCAGAGAGGACGAGCCCAAGGTCGAGTACGATGCGGATGAGCTCCTCAAGGACATGGACACATACGACAGGTACGTAAGGGGGCCCAGGCTGTCATGA
- the gatA gene encoding Asp-tRNA(Asn)/Glu-tRNA(Gln) amidotransferase subunit GatA, with translation MDSVMKDLKAINAKYQMFHAMSDDIVAGDAKFLFSAKDNLTSYDMEACAGSRILEGYHPVFDATCISKLREAGGKLVGKTNMDEFGFGTFSTNSGFEIPRNPYDLNRACGGSSGGSACAASVIEDHMSLGVSTGGSICCPASFCGVYGIAPTYGRVSRHGLIDYGNSLDKIGVLSQKATDLKKYMQIIAGKDERDPTSMAQPDFKTDYRKMKSVAVPKEGIEGLSKEVESIFKDALEALKSIGIDVDYVDMPSLKYAMPAYYILATSEASTNLARYVGMRYGHQEGDHSLKFDDYFTEVRSKYFGDEAKRRILLGTYARMAGFGGRHYAKAREVRQVVINDYKRVLETHDAVLAPTMPFTAPRFDDISKMSALESYKADYLTVPANIAGTPHLSVPCGYDSEGMPVGMQFVADHWNEDILFSIAEDWEKQFDLKRPEVSI, from the coding sequence ATGGATAGCGTCATGAAGGACCTGAAGGCCATCAACGCCAAGTATCAGATGTTCCACGCCATGTCAGACGACATCGTCGCAGGCGATGCCAAGTTCCTCTTCTCAGCAAAAGATAACCTCACATCCTACGACATGGAGGCCTGCGCCGGATCCAGGATCCTCGAGGGATACCACCCGGTGTTCGATGCTACATGCATTTCCAAACTCAGAGAGGCCGGAGGCAAACTCGTCGGAAAGACCAACATGGACGAGTTCGGTTTTGGTACATTCTCCACCAACTCGGGATTCGAGATTCCGAGGAACCCCTATGACCTGAACAGGGCCTGCGGAGGATCGTCCGGAGGTTCCGCCTGCGCGGCATCGGTCATCGAGGACCATATGTCCCTCGGAGTCTCCACGGGAGGTTCCATCTGCTGCCCCGCATCATTCTGCGGAGTCTACGGAATCGCACCCACCTACGGACGCGTATCCAGACACGGACTGATCGACTACGGTAACTCATTGGACAAGATAGGTGTGCTCTCCCAGAAGGCCACTGACCTCAAGAAGTACATGCAGATCATCGCCGGCAAGGACGAAAGGGATCCGACATCTATGGCCCAGCCAGATTTCAAGACCGATTACAGAAAGATGAAATCCGTCGCCGTGCCCAAAGAAGGCATCGAGGGATTGTCCAAAGAGGTCGAATCGATCTTCAAGGATGCCCTTGAAGCACTGAAGAGCATAGGAATCGATGTGGACTATGTGGACATGCCCTCGCTGAAATACGCCATGCCCGCCTACTACATCCTGGCCACATCCGAAGCATCCACCAACCTCGCAAGATATGTCGGGATGAGATACGGCCACCAGGAAGGCGACCACTCCCTGAAATTCGACGACTATTTCACAGAGGTCCGTTCCAAATACTTCGGAGACGAAGCGAAGAGGAGGATCCTGCTGGGAACCTACGCACGTATGGCCGGATTCGGAGGAAGGCATTACGCCAAGGCCAGAGAGGTCAGGCAGGTCGTCATAAACGATTACAAGAGGGTCCTAGAAACCCATGACGCCGTGTTGGCCCCCACAATGCCATTCACCGCACCCAGATTCGACGACATCTCCAAGATGTCCGCTCTGGAATCATACAAAGCAGATTATCTCACCGTTCCCGCAAACATCGCCGGTACCCCTCACCTGTCCGTACCCTGCGGATACGATTCGGAAGGTATGCCGGTCGGGATGCAGTTCGTGGCCGACCACTGGAACGAGGACATCCTGTTCTCGATAGCGGAGGACTGGGAGAAGCAGTTCGATCTGAAGAGACCGGAGGTGTCCATATGA
- a CDS encoding glutathione peroxidase, whose amino-acid sequence MKDAKGEDVSLSEYKGKVLLIVNTATGCGFTPQYEGLQKLYDTYQKDGFEILDFPCNQFGNQAPGSDEEIVEFCQMKYNTTFRQFSKIEVNGDNEAPLYTYLKSQKGSMLGKKIKWNFTKFLVDREGNVVDRYGPTETPEKIEKDIKGLL is encoded by the coding sequence ATGAAAGACGCGAAAGGAGAGGACGTCAGCCTCTCCGAATACAAGGGAAAAGTACTGCTCATAGTCAACACCGCTACCGGATGCGGTTTCACCCCTCAGTACGAAGGACTCCAGAAACTGTACGACACCTATCAGAAGGATGGATTCGAGATCCTCGACTTCCCCTGCAACCAGTTCGGCAACCAGGCACCGGGATCCGATGAAGAGATCGTCGAATTCTGCCAGATGAAATACAACACTACCTTCCGCCAGTTCTCGAAGATTGAGGTCAACGGAGACAATGAAGCACCTCTGTACACCTACCTGAAATCTCAGAAGGGCAGCATGCTCGGTAAGAAGATCAAGTGGAATTTCACCAAGTTCCTCGTCGACCGCGAAGGAAATGTAGTCGACCGCTACGGTCCCACCGAGACTCCCGAGAAGATCGAGAAAGACATCAAAGGGTTGCTCTGA
- a CDS encoding zinc-ribbon domain-containing protein gives MTFCGNCGSDNPAGNRFCFNCGAELPPAPVEPQMGNNPTVNNEVERIGAYDPNANYYSQAPPVQQQQQPYQQPTYDQQPYQQQQPYQQAPMQQPYQQQPYQSAQPQDPYQQQYQPYQQAPPQQYQQPMYGQQPYGAAPYPNQPGQKLPMTYLYGAPNNNKNLRFVGMVMSIGAFVMTVVAICAIGLINNPDTDSLQTLISFGIGDKNGLFILIFGILSIGIGVVSIFIPMFSVVSGVCTILTAALPMINKGLAPYVDNGNFILIIVLGVAAIVLGVAASLVMNKYVRSNVQHVTMFQCSLFTWMGIRVPANMQQDPYQQQPPYY, from the coding sequence ATGACATTCTGCGGTAATTGCGGATCAGACAATCCGGCAGGAAATCGTTTCTGTTTCAACTGCGGGGCTGAACTGCCGCCTGCACCTGTAGAACCTCAGATGGGAAACAACCCAACCGTTAACAACGAGGTGGAACGCATCGGAGCATACGACCCCAATGCGAATTATTACAGTCAGGCACCCCCTGTCCAGCAGCAACAGCAACCGTATCAGCAGCCTACATACGACCAACAGCCTTACCAGCAACAGCAACCGTATCAGCAGGCTCCAATGCAACAGCCATATCAACAACAGCCTTACCAGTCTGCACAACCACAAGACCCGTACCAGCAGCAATATCAGCCTTACCAACAGGCTCCTCCCCAGCAATATCAGCAACCCATGTATGGCCAACAGCCTTACGGGGCGGCACCCTATCCTAACCAGCCCGGGCAGAAACTGCCTATGACCTACCTTTACGGAGCACCCAACAACAACAAGAATCTCCGTTTCGTAGGAATGGTGATGTCGATAGGTGCATTCGTTATGACGGTTGTAGCAATCTGCGCAATCGGACTGATCAACAATCCAGACACAGACTCGCTGCAGACACTCATCTCTTTCGGAATCGGGGATAAGAACGGACTGTTCATCCTGATTTTTGGTATCCTCTCGATCGGCATCGGAGTGGTTAGCATATTCATACCAATGTTCTCGGTCGTATCCGGAGTGTGTACGATCCTCACGGCAGCACTACCGATGATCAACAAGGGACTGGCCCCGTATGTGGACAATGGAAACTTCATCCTGATCATCGTACTGGGAGTTGCAGCAATCGTACTCGGTGTCGCCGCATCCCTGGTGATGAACAAATATGTGAGATCCAACGTTCAGCACGTTACCATGTTCCAATGCAGCCTGTTCACCTGGATGGGAATCCGCGTCCCCGCAAACATGCAGCAGGACCCCTACCAGCAGCAGCCTCCATACTACTGA
- a CDS encoding MarR family transcriptional regulator, with the protein MTEDPYACLKLENQVCFPLYACAKEIVRRYRPMLDELDITYTQYIAMMVLWEQGSSSVNSLGDRLFLDSGTLSPMLKNLESKGYVTRNRSKEDERTLIVSVTPKGMELRDRALSVPGRMASCVNLSPEKGKLLHDLLYEILGQFSAESKD; encoded by the coding sequence ATGACCGAGGATCCATACGCCTGCCTGAAACTGGAGAACCAGGTCTGCTTCCCGCTGTACGCCTGTGCAAAGGAGATCGTCAGGCGTTACCGTCCGATGCTAGACGAACTTGATATTACCTACACCCAATACATCGCGATGATGGTTCTTTGGGAGCAGGGATCGTCGTCGGTCAACAGCCTGGGGGACAGACTCTTCCTCGATTCGGGGACACTCTCTCCAATGCTAAAAAACCTTGAATCCAAGGGTTATGTTACACGCAACCGTTCCAAAGAGGATGAGAGGACACTCATAGTATCCGTCACTCCAAAAGGAATGGAGCTGCGCGACAGAGCACTCAGCGTACCTGGAAGAATGGCATCGTGCGTAAATCTGTCTCCGGAAAAGGGAAAACTGCTTCACGACCTCCTGTACGAGATCCTCGGACAGTTTTCGGCAGAAAGCAAAGATTGA
- a CDS encoding zinc ribbon domain-containing protein: MSYCRNCGLDNMPGNRFCQRCGAELDIYNQAPGNAYYPQNGAQGGQYYPGPNQVQPNYQNQAPAQYVYRQEPPVQQQPQGYQQPYQPAQPSPIQSYQSANFVEKPQETPAPQTEKPKEDTEAFTVHISKHESALLSAYAQFNKTTVEDFMKKAAMEKLRMEFARKSADNAYNVFANDQTTYTLEEVMNGYDL, translated from the coding sequence ATGTCATACTGTAGGAACTGTGGTTTGGACAACATGCCTGGCAACCGCTTCTGCCAAAGATGCGGAGCAGAACTCGACATATACAACCAGGCGCCGGGGAACGCATACTACCCCCAGAACGGGGCACAGGGAGGCCAATACTATCCTGGACCCAATCAGGTTCAGCCTAATTACCAGAATCAGGCGCCCGCACAGTATGTGTACCGCCAAGAACCTCCAGTCCAGCAGCAACCGCAGGGATATCAGCAACCATACCAGCCTGCACAGCCCTCTCCGATTCAGAGCTATCAGTCTGCTAACTTTGTCGAAAAGCCCCAGGAGACACCCGCTCCTCAAACAGAGAAACCCAAAGAAGATACTGAGGCATTCACCGTTCACATTTCCAAACATGAATCGGCACTCCTATCCGCTTACGCACAGTTCAACAAAACGACCGTCGAAGATTTCATGAAGAAGGCGGCCATGGAAAAACTCAGGATGGAATTCGCCAGGAAATCAGCCGACAATGCTTACAACGTCTTCGCGAACGATCAGACCACATACACTCTGGAGGAGGTGATGAACGGCTATGATCTGTGA
- a CDS encoding SCP2 sterol-binding domain-containing protein: protein MTMQPQIQEMIDKFHRKMEKDPNVKKEIEPLVKTINIDLGSEAYSMKLKNAQIYDFTPVLLQEADITLITTPENLQALIDGTLRPMRAFVMKKIQIKGKIDDLMFLKKFF, encoded by the coding sequence ATGACGATGCAACCGCAAATCCAAGAGATGATTGACAAGTTCCACAGAAAGATGGAGAAGGATCCCAATGTCAAGAAGGAGATCGAACCTCTAGTGAAGACCATCAACATCGACCTGGGCAGCGAAGCGTACTCCATGAAGCTGAAGAACGCACAGATCTACGACTTCACACCTGTGCTCCTTCAGGAAGCAGACATCACCCTCATCACCACACCTGAGAACCTTCAGGCACTCATCGACGGGACCCTCAGGCCCATGAGGGCGTTCGTCATGAAGAAGATCCAAATCAAAGGAAAGATCGACGACCTCATGTTCCTGAAGAAATTCTTCTGA